atttaattaaCTCGAAATCACATGACATTACACAATTATGTCAGTATTTACATACAGGAACAGGGAGAACATTTACATTTAACTGTCTGTCCTGAATCTTGACATTTAAccatatgtgtgtgtgagagagagagagaatcccCCTCATTTCAGTGTTTGTCAGTCTCCACGTTTACTTTACTCCACGACCAACTCGAACTGCTCAGCCTCCTGGAACTCCGCGTTCATCTTGGCCGAAAGCGCGTCCAGCTCCGCGACGTCGATCTGCTGGACTTTCCTCCGgatccttttcttcttcttttccaacACCACCCCGGGGATGTCGAGATCCGGAGCACAGTCCTCGGCGTCCAGAATGAAGGAACTGGGGCCAGATGCGGTACTTGAAACCTCCAGAGCCGCCTGAGTTCGGCCCACTCTCCGTCCCACCTCGGGGGTCTGCAGGAGCTCGAACCCGAAAAGATTCTCCCGGGCGTCGGGGCTGTTGAAGGATTTGTCGCTGATCCTGGTGTAGGAGCGACGCACTTTTTGAGACCACGCCGCGTCTCGTGGATCCTCAACTGGCTGCTGGGGACCGGGCTGGATCGGCGTTGATGGCGGAAGGATCGGCGAGGGCACGGCGGCCTTCTTTGCACTGGAGGACCGTCCGCTCTTCCGAACAGAACCAGGAGTTAAAATCTTTTGCCTTTTCTGTTGGGTTCCCTCTGACCGCCTGGGTGTGTTTTCTTTGTCGTGCACAGGTGCAGCAGTTGTTTTCTTGGGCATTATTTTCCTCACTGTGATAAACCGCTTGACGGAAACATTACTGTCACGCGCCATGTTGTTGCTTTCAGTGTTTACCAAGGGAGATGTCA
This portion of the Festucalex cinctus isolate MCC-2025b chromosome 19, RoL_Fcin_1.0, whole genome shotgun sequence genome encodes:
- the cdca5 gene encoding sororin — encoded protein: MGDRMNGRTSPSRKTMADSNKLNDSSQRRRSPRLTSPLVNTESNNMARDSNVSVKRFITVRKIMPKKTTAAPVHDKENTPRRSEGTQQKRQKILTPGSVRKSGRSSSAKKAAVPSPILPPSTPIQPGPQQPVEDPRDAAWSQKVRRSYTRISDKSFNSPDARENLFGFELLQTPEVGRRVGRTQAALEVSSTASGPSSFILDAEDCAPDLDIPGVVLEKKKKRIRRKVQQIDVAELDALSAKMNAEFQEAEQFELVVE